One genomic region from Gemmobacter aquarius encodes:
- a CDS encoding AAA family ATPase, which yields MSTAVNLQPEPADIVACTISRDVQNFDLLIDDMELELGENWGDLSFDEAREYLTQPDAATLEFVAIAVNAEDEGDLTRITDVIRAAKEKHIKVILIADQISPASLHQLLRLGADDFVPYPLPDGALKEAIERIRKPAPVAPAAVAAVAAPATVTHLHAVPSEPAAHAPTFKAKGDRNGVVLPVHGLAGGSGASTFAVNLAWELATITKTDAPRVCLLDFDFQYGSVATYLDLPRKEAVFELLSDTGAADSDTFLGAMLTYNDKLHVLTAPADMLPLDIVASEDIARIIDMAQSNFDFVVIDMPKTIVVWTETVLTRAHVYFATMDLDLRSAQNVLRLVRALKAETLPHEKLRYVLNRAPKFTDLSGKSRVKRMAESLDIKLEVQVPDGGPPVTQANDHGQPLAEIAPKNPLRREIQKIAKSIYDLNKAVETGKK from the coding sequence ATGAGCACGGCAGTCAATCTTCAACCGGAACCGGCTGACATAGTGGCCTGCACTATCTCGCGGGATGTGCAGAATTTTGACCTGTTGATCGATGACATGGAGCTGGAGCTCGGCGAAAACTGGGGCGACCTTTCCTTCGACGAAGCCCGCGAATACCTGACCCAACCTGACGCGGCCACGCTCGAATTCGTGGCCATCGCCGTCAACGCGGAAGACGAAGGCGACCTGACGCGCATCACCGACGTCATCCGCGCCGCCAAGGAAAAGCACATCAAAGTCATCCTGATCGCCGACCAGATCAGCCCCGCAAGCCTGCACCAGCTTTTGCGCCTCGGGGCCGATGATTTCGTGCCCTACCCGCTTCCCGACGGCGCATTGAAAGAGGCGATCGAACGCATCCGCAAACCTGCGCCCGTCGCGCCTGCGGCAGTTGCAGCAGTTGCGGCGCCCGCTACGGTCACCCACCTGCACGCCGTTCCGTCCGAACCCGCCGCCCACGCCCCCACCTTCAAGGCAAAGGGTGATCGCAACGGCGTCGTCCTGCCCGTCCACGGCCTTGCAGGCGGCTCGGGCGCATCGACCTTCGCGGTCAACCTCGCATGGGAACTTGCAACGATCACCAAAACCGACGCCCCGCGCGTCTGCCTTCTGGATTTCGACTTCCAATACGGCTCGGTCGCGACCTACCTCGACTTGCCGCGCAAGGAAGCGGTGTTCGAACTCTTGTCCGACACCGGCGCCGCCGACAGCGACACCTTCCTCGGCGCGATGCTGACCTATAACGACAAGCTGCACGTCCTGACCGCGCCCGCCGATATGCTGCCGCTCGACATCGTGGCATCCGAAGACATCGCACGCATCATCGACATGGCGCAGTCGAACTTCGATTTCGTCGTGATCGACATGCCCAAGACCATCGTCGTCTGGACCGAAACCGTCCTGACCCGCGCCCATGTCTATTTCGCCACGATGGACCTCGACCTGCGCTCGGCCCAGAACGTGCTGCGCCTCGTGCGGGCGCTCAAGGCTGAAACCCTGCCGCATGAAAAACTGCGCTACGTGCTCAATCGCGCCCCGAAATTCACCGACCTGTCCGGCAAGTCTCGCGTGAAACGCATGGCCGAAAGCCTTGATATCAAACTCGAAGTGCAGGTGCCCGATGGTGGCCCTCCGGTGACCCAAGCCAATGACCACGGCCAGCCCTTGGCCGAAATCGCGCCGAAGAACCCGCTTCGCCGCGAAATCCAGAAAATCGCCAAATCGATCTACGACCTGAACAAGGCCGTCGAGACGGGCAAGAAATGA
- a CDS encoding CpaF family protein, translated as MFSRFKKPEGADPRPQAATARPASAAPQAASGAAPNAAPRPSLAPRPVTAPPSAEAVAADKEKKRKDRLMELKVELHKKLLESLNLAALEHATEANLKAEIADIASEALTEMSVALNKEDRATLNQELYDEVMGLGPLEPLLKDDSISDILVNGPHRIFVERGGKLTLTDITFKDERHLLRIIDKIVSAVGRRVDESNPYCDARLADGSRFNCMVPPVAVDGSLVSIRKFKKEKLAISDLVRFGAFTEEMAAYLQAAVSCRLNVIVSGGTGSGKTTTLNALSSFIDNTERVLTIEDTAELQLQQTHVGRMESRPANVEGKGAVTQRDCLRNALRMRPDRIIVGETRGEEVIDMLQAMNTGHDGSMTTIHANSARDGISRLENMVAMAGIEMPLKAVRSQIASAVNLIVQASRLQDGSRRMVSITEITGMEGEVISMQEIFRFERLGVEPNGKIIGRFNATGVRSHYSDRFRQWGYDLPASIYDPIV; from the coding sequence ATGTTCTCACGCTTCAAGAAACCCGAGGGCGCAGATCCCAGACCGCAGGCTGCCACGGCGCGCCCTGCCTCTGCCGCGCCGCAGGCCGCATCCGGTGCCGCGCCCAATGCCGCACCGCGACCGTCCCTTGCCCCCCGCCCCGTAACGGCCCCGCCCTCGGCGGAAGCCGTCGCTGCGGATAAGGAAAAAAAGCGCAAAGACCGCCTGATGGAGCTCAAGGTCGAGCTGCACAAGAAACTGCTCGAAAGCCTGAACCTCGCCGCGCTCGAACACGCGACCGAAGCAAACCTAAAGGCGGAAATCGCCGATATCGCCTCGGAAGCACTGACCGAAATGTCGGTCGCGCTGAACAAGGAAGACCGCGCCACCCTCAACCAGGAACTCTACGACGAGGTGATGGGCCTCGGCCCGCTCGAACCGCTGCTGAAAGACGACAGCATCAGCGACATTCTGGTGAACGGCCCGCACCGCATCTTCGTTGAACGCGGCGGCAAGCTGACGCTGACCGACATCACCTTCAAAGACGAACGCCACCTTCTGCGGATCATCGACAAGATCGTCTCCGCCGTGGGCCGCCGCGTCGACGAATCCAACCCCTATTGCGACGCCCGCCTTGCCGATGGCTCGCGCTTCAACTGCATGGTTCCCCCCGTTGCGGTCGACGGTTCGCTGGTTTCCATCCGGAAATTCAAGAAAGAGAAACTGGCAATCTCCGATCTCGTCCGCTTCGGCGCCTTTACCGAGGAAATGGCCGCCTATCTGCAAGCGGCCGTCTCCTGCCGTCTCAACGTCATCGTCTCGGGCGGCACGGGTTCGGGCAAAACCACCACGCTCAACGCGCTTTCGTCCTTCATCGACAACACCGAACGCGTGCTGACCATTGAAGACACCGCCGAACTCCAGCTGCAACAAACCCACGTCGGCCGCATGGAAAGCCGCCCCGCCAACGTCGAAGGCAAAGGCGCGGTCACCCAGCGTGACTGCCTCAGGAACGCGCTGCGGATGCGCCCCGACCGCATCATCGTCGGCGAAACCCGGGGCGAGGAAGTCATCGACATGCTGCAGGCCATGAACACCGGCCACGACGGCTCGATGACCACGATCCACGCCAACTCCGCCCGCGACGGCATTTCCCGCCTCGAAAACATGGTCGCAATGGCCGGTATCGAAATGCCGCTGAAAGCCGTTCGCAGCCAGATCGCATCGGCCGTCAACCTGATCGTGCAGGCCTCGCGCCTGCAAGACGGCTCGCGCCGCATGGTCAGCATCACCGAAATCACCGGCATGGAGGGCGAGGTCATCTCGATGCAGGAAATCTTCCGCTTCGAACGCCTCGGCGTCGAGCCAAACGGCAAGATCATCGGCCGCTTCAACGCCACCGGCGTGCGGTCGCACTACTCCGACCGCTTCCGCCAGTGGGGCTATGACCTGCCAGCGTCGATTTACGATCCCATCGTGTGA
- a CDS encoding type II secretion system F family protein yields the protein MQISAAPLIYILIFVAVVVLVEGIYLTVFGKSISLNSRVSRRLALLEKNQNREQVLEQLRKEMTQHMNARGLPLYQILASKAQKANIAFTPQQLVMIMGLVGVVALVALTFATTASLGVRLALSTGFGIGGVYFWVNRKAKKRMALLEEQLPDAVELMVRSLRVGHPFSSAIGIVAKEVSDPLGSEFGLISDEAAYGRDVAESLRAFAKRMDNQDLHFLAVAVSIQQQSGGNLAEILDGLAKVIRSRFKLFRRVKAITAEAKFSGMFLSGFPLGVLACIQIFKPDFYDNVINTDSFVPAALFVGVMLTINILFMRMMVNIKV from the coding sequence ATGCAAATCAGTGCAGCCCCCCTCATCTATATCCTGATCTTCGTCGCCGTCGTCGTGCTGGTCGAAGGCATCTACCTGACCGTCTTCGGCAAATCGATCAGCCTCAACTCCCGCGTCAGCCGCCGCCTTGCACTTCTGGAAAAGAACCAGAACCGCGAACAGGTGCTCGAACAACTCCGCAAGGAGATGACGCAGCACATGAACGCCCGCGGCTTGCCGCTCTACCAGATTCTCGCCTCCAAGGCCCAAAAGGCCAATATCGCCTTCACCCCGCAGCAGCTGGTCATGATCATGGGCCTTGTCGGGGTGGTGGCGCTTGTCGCGCTGACCTTCGCCACCACCGCCAGCCTTGGCGTGCGTCTGGCGCTCTCGACAGGCTTCGGTATCGGCGGAGTCTATTTCTGGGTCAACCGCAAGGCCAAGAAACGCATGGCCCTTCTCGAAGAACAACTGCCCGACGCCGTCGAACTGATGGTCCGCTCGCTCCGCGTCGGCCACCCGTTCTCCTCTGCCATCGGCATCGTCGCGAAAGAGGTCTCCGACCCCCTCGGCTCCGAATTCGGCCTGATCTCCGACGAAGCCGCCTATGGCCGCGATGTCGCCGAAAGCCTGCGCGCCTTTGCCAAACGCATGGACAACCAGGATCTCCACTTCCTCGCCGTCGCCGTATCGATCCAGCAGCAGTCGGGCGGCAACCTTGCCGAGATCCTCGATGGTCTGGCCAAGGTGATCCGCTCGCGCTTCAAACTCTTCCGCCGCGTCAAGGCCATCACCGCCGAGGCGAAATTCTCGGGCATGTTCCTGTCCGGCTTTCCGCTCGGCGTGCTGGCCTGCATCCAGATCTTCAAGCCCGATTTCTACGACAACGTCATCAACACCGACTCTTTCGTGCCCGCGGCCCTGTTCGTCGGCGTCATGCTCACCATAAACATCCTCTTCATGAGGATGATGGTCAACATCAAGGTCTAA
- a CDS encoding type II secretion system F family protein — protein sequence MSLFSGLSATLTDQFGPLGPLMVVGGLGLVLILLTLPYMLKKPEDPFTKLKASTKPAGPRRVAKSPDALRRGGNLNADKLERFAHFLEPQDQQQMSAARQKMMRAGYRSKNSVRVYHAWQFVLGIGALLIGIAYTYTINQIQPVGIRDMVLSTILPAAGGYYLPTYWVARRLQSRQQEIVEGFPDALDMMLVCVEAGQSLDQSISRVAKEIGSAYPALAEEFDIVAQETRAGKERVVVLRDMSERVGLADITSFVTTMIQSATFGTSIADALRVYSAEMRDKRVMRAEEKANTLPTKLTLGTMMFTVPPLLVILIGPSLYGIAHSF from the coding sequence ATGTCCCTGTTTTCCGGTCTTTCCGCCACCCTCACCGACCAGTTCGGCCCGCTTGGCCCGCTCATGGTCGTGGGCGGTCTCGGCCTTGTGCTGATCCTGCTTACCCTGCCCTACATGCTGAAAAAGCCCGAGGATCCCTTTACCAAGCTCAAGGCCAGCACCAAGCCCGCCGGCCCGCGCCGCGTCGCGAAATCGCCCGATGCGCTGCGTCGCGGCGGCAACCTGAACGCCGACAAGCTGGAACGCTTCGCCCATTTCCTCGAACCGCAAGACCAGCAGCAAATGTCCGCCGCGCGCCAAAAGATGATGCGCGCAGGCTACCGCTCGAAAAACTCGGTCCGCGTCTATCACGCCTGGCAATTCGTACTGGGGATCGGCGCGCTGCTGATCGGCATCGCCTACACCTACACAATCAACCAGATCCAGCCGGTCGGCATCCGCGACATGGTGCTTTCCACCATCCTTCCCGCCGCGGGCGGCTATTACCTGCCCACCTATTGGGTCGCCCGCCGCCTGCAAAGCCGCCAGCAGGAAATCGTCGAAGGCTTCCCGGATGCGCTCGACATGATGCTTGTCTGCGTCGAAGCAGGCCAGTCGCTCGACCAGTCGATCAGCCGCGTGGCCAAGGAAATCGGCTCGGCCTATCCGGCCTTGGCGGAAGAATTCGACATCGTCGCGCAGGAAACCCGCGCGGGCAAGGAACGCGTGGTCGTGCTGCGCGACATGTCCGAACGCGTCGGCCTTGCCGACATCACCTCCTTCGTGACCACCATGATACAATCCGCCACCTTCGGCACCTCGATCGCCGATGCGCTGCGCGTCTATTCTGCCGAAATGCGGGATAAACGCGTGATGCGGGCCGAAGAAAAGGCAAACACCTTGCCGACCAAACTTACCCTCGGCACAATGATGTTCACGGTGCCGCCGCTTCTGGTCATCCTGATCGGTCCCTCGCTCTACGGCATCGCCCATTCGTTCTAA
- a CDS encoding tetratricopeptide repeat protein, protein MRRNLASLALTLALAACSPGGAGLSNARNTPGFAPGIDSRSQGVDGLIVGHRLMASGEYELALRAYYRAAAQQGMNVDILSALGSANLKLGRLGQAEQLLRRATAEDPAFVPALNNLGVVLMEKGQSGEARVIFQQAYALDSGDSDSIRENLRLAIAQSEAALYDTSNEKPAYNLVRRGQGSYVLLSQL, encoded by the coding sequence GTGCGACGAAACCTTGCCAGCCTTGCGCTGACCCTTGCCCTCGCCGCCTGTTCACCGGGCGGCGCAGGCCTGTCCAATGCCCGAAACACCCCCGGCTTCGCCCCCGGCATCGACAGTCGCAGCCAGGGCGTCGACGGTCTGATCGTGGGTCACCGCCTGATGGCCTCGGGCGAATACGAACTCGCCCTGCGCGCCTATTACCGCGCCGCCGCCCAGCAGGGCATGAACGTCGACATCCTCTCCGCCCTCGGCTCGGCCAACCTCAAGCTCGGCCGCCTCGGACAGGCCGAACAACTCCTCCGCCGCGCCACCGCCGAAGACCCCGCCTTCGTGCCCGCGCTCAACAACCTCGGTGTCGTGTTGATGGAAAAGGGCCAGTCCGGCGAAGCGCGGGTGATCTTCCAGCAGGCCTATGCGCTCGACAGTGGCGATTCCGACTCGATCCGCGAAAATTTGCGTCTGGCTATCGCGCAAAGCGAAGCGGCACTTTATGATACATCCAACGAAAAGCCCGCCTACAACCTCGTGCGGCGCGGACAGGGCAGTTACGTCCTGCTCTCGCAACTCTAG
- a CDS encoding tetratricopeptide repeat protein has protein sequence MRHAVLAALCLAATAFLSACQPSADAASKRALASIDEVDQANLSNIMLTMGDPAEAVAFFSKASAEKPEDLGLKRNLAKSLIRAGKPAEAARILQTITATPDATSEDRVDLADALIRTNDWTAAKAELDRVPPTYETYDRYRLEAMVADSRKDWKKADSFYEIASGLTTKPAGVLNNWGYSKLTRQDYAGAERLFTEALTFDSGLFTAKNNLILARGAQRKYDLPVITMTQTERAELLYTLALTAIKRGDVTVGKGLLQDAIETHPQYFEAAERSLQALQG, from the coding sequence ATGCGCCACGCCGTTCTCGCGGCCCTGTGCCTTGCAGCCACCGCGTTTCTGTCTGCCTGCCAACCCTCGGCAGACGCCGCCTCCAAACGCGCCCTCGCCAGCATAGACGAGGTCGATCAGGCCAACCTGTCCAACATCATGCTCACGATGGGCGACCCCGCCGAAGCGGTGGCCTTTTTTTCCAAGGCCTCGGCAGAAAAGCCCGAAGACCTCGGCCTGAAACGCAACCTCGCCAAATCCCTGATCCGCGCCGGCAAACCGGCCGAAGCCGCCCGCATCCTGCAAACCATCACCGCGACCCCTGACGCCACTTCCGAAGACCGTGTCGACCTTGCCGATGCGCTGATCCGCACCAACGACTGGACCGCAGCGAAAGCCGAACTCGACCGCGTCCCCCCCACATACGAAACCTACGACCGCTACCGCCTGGAAGCGATGGTCGCCGACAGCCGCAAGGACTGGAAGAAAGCCGACAGCTTCTACGAAATCGCCTCCGGCCTTACCACCAAACCGGCGGGCGTGCTCAACAACTGGGGCTATTCCAAGCTGACCCGTCAGGACTACGCCGGAGCCGAACGCCTGTTCACCGAAGCCCTCACCTTCGACAGCGGACTTTTCACCGCCAAGAACAACCTGATCCTCGCCCGCGGAGCGCAACGCAAATACGATCTGCCGGTCATCACCATGACCCAGACCGAACGCGCCGAACTGCTCTACACCCTTGCCCTCACCGCGATCAAACGCGGCGACGTGACCGTGGGCAAGGGATTGCTGCAAGACGCGATCGAAACCCATCCCCAGTATTTCGAGGCTGCCGAACGCAGCCTGCAAGCGCTTCAGGGTTGA
- a CDS encoding prepilin peptidase yields MTTDSLPPLWTTLWFLIPILPISLWVAWSDLKFMKIPNKAVLTLAAAYLVLGPIALPFTLYLWGWALGGAVLVAGFIVTSLGLVGAGDSKFAAAMAPFFIGGDASLILALFAGCLLGAFATHRLFRAIPAFRGATAEWESWTHKDFPMGLALTGTLSFYFIAALLFSA; encoded by the coding sequence ATGACCACAGACAGCCTGCCCCCGCTCTGGACCACGCTCTGGTTCCTGATCCCGATCCTGCCGATCTCGCTCTGGGTCGCATGGTCCGACCTTAAATTCATGAAGATCCCCAACAAGGCCGTGCTCACCCTTGCAGCCGCCTATCTGGTGCTTGGTCCGATAGCCCTGCCCTTCACGCTCTATCTCTGGGGCTGGGCGCTCGGCGGCGCCGTGCTGGTTGCAGGCTTCATCGTCACCTCGCTGGGCCTCGTCGGCGCGGGCGACAGCAAATTCGCCGCCGCCATGGCCCCCTTCTTCATCGGCGGCGATGCCAGCCTGATCTTGGCGCTGTTTGCGGGTTGCCTGCTCGGCGCCTTCGCCACCCACCGCCTGTTCCGCGCCATCCCCGCCTTCCGGGGTGCCACCGCCGAATGGGAAAGCTGGACCCACAAGGATTTCCCGATGGGCCTTGCACTGACCGGCACGCTTTCCTTCTACTTTATCGCAGCTCTCCTTTTCTCTGCCTGA